Proteins encoded within one genomic window of Flavobacterium oreochromis:
- a CDS encoding L-histidine N(alpha)-methyltransferase codes for MNEQFKKDILEGLLNPTQKSVPSRYFYDKKGDALFQQIMALPEYYLTRAEMEIFERKTDELINSLGFNNQNKFDIIELGAGDGTKTVHLLKELVNRTVNFQYIPVDFSLNALQGIEQYLKQEIPTLIIKPNHADYFQALKNLKQSNRIKIIFFLGSSIGNLDDEMATEYIYQLGSHLSKGDKILLGVDLKKSIEIILPAYNDNQGVTAEFNLNLLDRINKELGANFDRSKFIHHPIYDEKKGMAISYLKSLSNQSVTIDNTTIYFLAEELIHTEISRKYDDEVMRKILSKTDIQWEYKITDSNNFFANYILEKK; via the coding sequence ATGAACGAACAATTTAAAAAAGATATTCTAGAAGGATTACTAAACCCTACACAAAAAAGTGTGCCCTCTCGCTATTTCTATGATAAAAAAGGAGATGCTTTATTTCAGCAAATTATGGCTCTTCCTGAATATTACCTTACCCGAGCTGAAATGGAAATTTTTGAAAGAAAAACAGATGAACTAATTAATAGCCTAGGTTTTAATAATCAAAATAAATTTGATATAATAGAATTAGGAGCTGGAGATGGTACCAAAACCGTTCATTTATTAAAAGAACTAGTAAACCGTACAGTTAATTTTCAATATATTCCTGTAGATTTTTCATTAAATGCACTACAAGGCATTGAACAATATTTAAAACAAGAAATTCCTACTTTAATAATAAAACCTAATCATGCAGACTATTTTCAAGCACTTAAAAATTTAAAACAAAGTAATAGAATTAAAATTATCTTTTTCCTTGGTTCTAGCATTGGTAATCTAGATGATGAAATGGCTACAGAATATATTTATCAATTAGGATCTCATCTTTCTAAAGGAGATAAAATATTATTAGGTGTAGATCTCAAAAAAAGCATCGAAATTATTTTACCAGCATACAACGATAATCAGGGCGTTACAGCAGAATTTAACCTTAACTTATTAGATAGAATTAATAAGGAATTAGGCGCTAATTTTGATCGATCAAAATTTATACACCATCCTATTTACGATGAAAAAAAAGGAATGGCAATCAGCTATCTAAAAAGTTTATCCAATCAATCTGTAACAATAGATAATACTACCATTTATTTTTTAGCAGAAGAATTAATACATACTGAAATTTCTAGAAAATACGACGATGAAGTAATGCGTAAAATATTATCTAAAACAGACATTCAATGGGAATACAAAATTACGGATTCTAACAACTTTTTTGCAAATTATATTTTAGAAAAAAAATGA
- a CDS encoding mercuric reductase, with product MKNYDYIIIGSGQAGTPLTFSLAKKGNVALIEKNKIGGTCLNYGCVPTKTYIASARRAWDAIHGEELGIEIPSGTITNLSKVNERKNKLINNSRNELEQAIQENPNITLYKGEAKFLTNYEIKVNGEIITAKNIFINVGGRALVPSEFQHIPHYTNIELLEEQKLPKHLIIIGGSYIGLEFGQMFKRFGSKVTIIERGSKLIGKEDEEISKAVEEILKADGIEFIFNANTINAEKNEDNSITVITKSDGTCVTGSHVLLAIGRLPNTDYLGLENTSIQVNNKGYINVNDYCQTNVEGIFALGDCNGRGAFTHTAYNDYQIVENFLLGNKTRKISDRITTYGLFIDPPLGRVGITKTEAQNKGYDILIAHRPMTKIGRAKEKGETFGFMEAIIDAKTQHFLGACVLGIGGDELINGFTNLMYAKQPYTVFRDGIHIHPTVSELIPTMLEKLVPL from the coding sequence ATGAAAAATTACGATTATATAATTATTGGTTCAGGTCAAGCAGGAACCCCACTCACATTTTCATTAGCTAAAAAAGGAAATGTTGCACTTATTGAAAAAAACAAAATAGGAGGAACTTGCTTAAACTATGGATGTGTCCCAACAAAAACATATATTGCTAGTGCTAGAAGAGCTTGGGATGCCATTCATGGAGAAGAATTGGGTATTGAAATCCCAAGTGGTACTATTACCAACTTGTCTAAAGTAAATGAAAGAAAAAACAAACTCATCAATAATTCAAGAAATGAATTAGAGCAAGCAATTCAAGAAAATCCTAATATAACTTTATACAAAGGTGAAGCTAAATTTTTGACTAATTATGAAATTAAAGTTAATGGAGAAATAATAACCGCAAAAAATATTTTTATTAATGTAGGAGGAAGAGCTTTAGTTCCTTCTGAATTTCAACATATTCCCCATTACACCAATATAGAATTACTAGAAGAACAAAAATTACCCAAACACTTAATCATCATAGGTGGAAGTTATATTGGACTTGAATTTGGGCAAATGTTTAAAAGATTTGGTAGTAAAGTCACAATAATAGAACGAGGATCTAAACTTATAGGAAAAGAAGATGAAGAAATTAGTAAAGCAGTAGAAGAAATACTAAAAGCAGATGGAATTGAATTTATTTTTAATGCTAATACTATAAATGCAGAAAAAAATGAAGACAATTCTATCACAGTAATTACAAAATCAGATGGAACATGTGTTACAGGAAGTCATGTATTACTCGCAATTGGTAGATTACCTAATACAGATTATCTAGGTTTAGAAAATACTTCAATACAAGTAAATAACAAAGGATATATCAATGTAAACGATTATTGTCAAACCAATGTAGAAGGCATTTTTGCTCTGGGTGATTGTAACGGCAGAGGAGCTTTTACACATACTGCATACAATGATTATCAAATCGTAGAGAACTTTCTATTAGGTAATAAAACCAGAAAAATAAGTGATCGAATCACTACCTACGGATTATTTATAGACCCTCCTCTTGGAAGAGTAGGAATAACAAAAACTGAAGCTCAAAATAAAGGTTATGACATTTTAATAGCACACAGACCCATGACTAAAATAGGCAGAGCAAAAGAAAAAGGAGAAACATTTGGCTTTATGGAAGCCATCATTGATGCTAAAACACAACACTTCTTAGGAGCTTGTGTCTTAGGTATTGGAGGAGATGAGCTTATTAATGGCTTTACAAACTTAATGTATGCTAAACAACCCTATACTGTATTTAGAGACGGAATTCATATCCATCCAACAGTAAGTGAACTTATTCCTACAATGCTAGAAAAGTTAGTTCCTTTATAA
- a CDS encoding aldo/keto reductase, producing MVLLKICLSIFKKNNSPFITISTKWGYTYVANFNENAIQHEVKDHSYQKLITQWEKSKQLLPHLKIYQIHSVTHESNVLENNTILEELFQIKKQYNIEIGLSTSGPYQKEVIKKACQITDNNLPLFTSYQFTYNILDQSIIEIKDLLINKKVIIKEALANGRLLSKEFKHYNLIRERLIELAQKHKTSIDAIAIRFCMDSFPGSITLSGANSIEHLISNLKAKTFELTQDEIKLLKKYTLDPTDYWEERKILKWN from the coding sequence ATGGTATTGCTGAAGATATGCTTATCAATTTTTAAAAAAAATAATTCTCCTTTTATTACTATTTCTACAAAATGGGGCTATACATATGTAGCAAATTTTAACGAAAATGCCATTCAACATGAAGTAAAAGATCATAGCTATCAAAAACTAATAACTCAATGGGAAAAATCAAAACAACTCCTTCCTCATTTAAAAATCTATCAAATTCATTCTGTTACTCATGAAAGCAACGTTTTAGAAAATAACACCATACTAGAAGAACTCTTTCAAATAAAAAAACAATACAATATAGAAATAGGTTTATCAACCAGTGGTCCTTATCAAAAAGAAGTAATTAAAAAAGCATGTCAAATTACAGATAACAATCTCCCATTATTTACCTCTTATCAATTTACCTATAATATTCTAGATCAAAGTATAATAGAAATCAAAGATTTACTAATTAATAAAAAAGTAATTATAAAAGAAGCTTTAGCAAATGGAAGATTACTTTCCAAAGAATTTAAACACTACAATTTAATAAGAGAAAGACTTATTGAATTAGCTCAAAAACACAAAACTTCCATAGATGCTATAGCAATACGATTTTGTATGGATAGTTTTCCAGGAAGTATCACACTAAGTGGAGCTAACTCAATAGAACACCTTATTTCTAATCTAAAAGCAAAAACATTTGAATTAACACAAGATGAAATAAAATTATTAAAAAAATATACTCTAGATCCAACAGATTATTGGGAAGAAAGAAAAATACTAAAATGGAATTAA
- a CDS encoding peptide-methionine (S)-S-oxide reductase, giving the protein MNLEKIGFGGSCHWCTEAIFQSLKGVEKVKQGWIRSKNQNQNFSEAIVLYYDPKLISLPLLIEIHLHTHSCTSNHSMREKYRSAIYYFNKNDKEYALNTIKQLQKDFQDKIITQVLPF; this is encoded by the coding sequence ATGAACTTAGAAAAAATAGGGTTTGGTGGAAGTTGCCACTGGTGTACTGAAGCCATTTTTCAATCATTAAAGGGAGTTGAAAAAGTAAAGCAAGGCTGGATTCGATCAAAAAATCAAAATCAAAATTTTTCTGAAGCTATTGTGCTATATTATGATCCAAAACTCATATCATTACCTTTATTAATAGAAATCCATTTACATACACATAGTTGTACCTCAAATCATAGTATGAGAGAAAAATATAGATCTGCAATCTATTATTTTAATAAAAATGATAAAGAATATGCTCTTAATACTATAAAGCAATTGCAAAAAGATTTTCAAGATAAAATTATCACACAAGTCTTACCTTTTTAG
- a CDS encoding GNAT family N-acetyltransferase — MQYIFLKNDSLKRFEVTIQNSTAYTEFYMMSEKICLTHTLVPDELTGKGIGKLLVENILNFAKDNRLEIYPFCPFISSYIKKNEQWMPFVSKGFKWN, encoded by the coding sequence ATGCAATATATTTTTTTAAAAAACGACTCTTTAAAAAGATTTGAAGTTACCATTCAAAATAGTACAGCTTATACAGAATTTTATATGATGTCTGAAAAAATTTGCCTAACACATACCTTAGTACCAGACGAATTAACTGGAAAAGGAATAGGAAAATTATTAGTTGAAAATATTTTAAATTTTGCAAAAGACAACCGACTAGAAATTTATCCTTTTTGCCCATTTATTTCCTCTTATATTAAAAAAAATGAACAATGGATGCCTTTTGTTTCAAAAGGTTTTAAATGGAATTAA
- a CDS encoding bifunctional alpha/beta hydrolase/OsmC family protein, with protein sequence MNKIKLEIENKKGLLLSAQLYIPISGVVNKIAIFAHCFTCSSSLAVVKNISNELTHSGISVLSFDFTGLGHSEGDFSETNFSNNISDLLDVNNYLSKHYTAASILIGHSLGGAATIITANLLPNIEAIVTIATPSFVKHITQHFLDAEETIIQVGKANISIGGRPFAIKKQFIDDLKKYDLEDEIQKLRKPLLIIHSPQDNIVEIENAANLYHKARHPKSFITLDGADHLITNKEDAYYVANIIGTWVKRYINIQNSIKTTLKSTQSEQVLVHHKPEEGFLNHIYTTSNYIKGDEPVAYGGTDLGLSPYELLSASIGSCTSLTLKLYAERKNWDLKEVYVYLSYDKKHASELGLEIDDMGKLDHINKKIKLIGNLTLKQKEKLKEIASKCPVHKTVSNIVYFSTDLI encoded by the coding sequence ATGAACAAAATAAAACTTGAAATAGAAAATAAAAAAGGTTTATTACTATCTGCCCAGTTATATATACCTATTTCTGGAGTAGTAAATAAGATTGCTATATTTGCTCATTGTTTTACTTGTTCCTCCTCCTTGGCTGTTGTAAAAAACATTTCAAATGAACTTACACATTCAGGGATTAGTGTTTTAAGTTTTGATTTTACTGGACTAGGACATAGCGAAGGAGATTTTAGCGAAACTAATTTCTCTAATAATATTTCTGATTTATTAGATGTTAATAATTATTTATCAAAACACTATACAGCCGCTTCAATTTTAATCGGACATTCATTAGGAGGCGCAGCTACCATCATTACGGCTAATTTATTACCTAACATTGAAGCAATTGTTACTATTGCAACGCCTTCATTTGTTAAACATATAACTCAGCATTTTTTAGATGCCGAAGAAACCATTATACAAGTTGGGAAAGCAAATATTTCTATAGGAGGCAGACCTTTTGCTATTAAAAAACAATTTATTGATGATTTAAAAAAATATGATTTAGAAGATGAAATACAAAAACTTAGAAAACCTCTTCTTATTATACACTCACCACAAGATAATATTGTAGAAATAGAAAATGCTGCTAATTTATATCATAAAGCAAGACATCCTAAAAGCTTTATCACCTTAGATGGTGCTGATCATTTAATAACCAATAAAGAAGATGCTTATTATGTAGCTAATATAATAGGCACTTGGGTAAAAAGATACATTAATATTCAAAATTCTATAAAAACTACCCTAAAATCTACACAAAGTGAACAAGTATTAGTGCATCATAAACCTGAAGAAGGATTTTTAAATCATATTTATACAACATCTAACTATATAAAAGGAGATGAACCTGTAGCATATGGTGGTACTGATTTAGGTCTTTCTCCATACGAACTACTCAGTGCTTCTATTGGATCTTGTACCTCCTTAACATTAAAACTCTATGCAGAAAGAAAAAACTGGGATTTAAAAGAAGTATATGTATATCTTTCTTATGATAAGAAACATGCCTCAGAACTAGGTTTAGAGATAGATGATATGGGAAAATTAGACCACATAAATAAAAAAATAAAATTAATAGGAAATCTAACGTTAAAACAAAAAGAAAAACTAAAAGAAATAGCTTCTAAATGTCCCGTTCATAAAACAGTAAGTAATATCGTCTATTTTTCTACAGATTTAATTTAA
- a CDS encoding SUMF1/EgtB/PvdO family nonheme iron enzyme has translation MTRPTVEEVYQYRTYVTQQMIHFLATNPSIEILEIINVGINHEEQHQELFIYDIKYIFGNQPLFPAYNSEFQTDVENKESKFIKIEEGLYTIGHQGHTFCFDNELGIHKVFIPSFQISSNLVTNKEYIQFIEDKGYQNFNFWHDEGWHWINHNKIESPLYWHKMNDEWYHYDLNGLQKINLEEPIKHISFYEAFAFAEYKNMRLPTEFEWEIASDKFSWGKLWEWTSSAYHPYPNYNKAPGALGEYNGKFMINQMVLRGASIATPKNHSRKTYRNFFHPNMRWHFCGLRLVKK, from the coding sequence ATGACTAGACCAACAGTAGAAGAGGTATATCAATATAGAACCTATGTAACACAACAAATGATACATTTTTTAGCAACGAATCCTTCCATTGAGATTTTAGAAATTATTAATGTAGGTATAAATCATGAAGAGCAACATCAAGAACTTTTTATTTATGATATAAAATATATTTTTGGTAATCAACCCTTATTTCCAGCATATAATAGTGAATTTCAAACTGATGTTGAAAACAAAGAATCTAAATTCATAAAAATTGAAGAAGGATTATATACGATTGGTCATCAAGGTCATACCTTTTGTTTTGATAATGAACTAGGAATTCATAAGGTTTTTATTCCTTCTTTTCAAATTTCTTCCAATTTAGTTACAAATAAAGAATACATTCAATTTATAGAAGATAAAGGATATCAAAATTTTAATTTTTGGCATGATGAAGGCTGGCACTGGATAAACCATAATAAAATAGAAAGTCCTTTATACTGGCATAAAATGAATGATGAATGGTATCATTATGATCTAAATGGTTTACAAAAAATCAATTTAGAAGAACCTATAAAACATATCTCATTTTATGAAGCATTTGCTTTTGCTGAATATAAAAATATGCGACTTCCTACTGAGTTTGAATGGGAAATAGCTTCAGATAAATTTTCATGGGGAAAACTCTGGGAATGGACTTCTAGTGCATATCATCCTTACCCTAATTACAATAAAGCACCAGGAGCATTAGGAGAATACAACGGAAAATTTATGATCAATCAAATGGTTCTTAGAGGAGCATCAATTGCAACACCTAAAAATCACAGTAGAAAAACCTATCGAAATTTTTTCCATCCAAATATGAGATGGCATTTTTGTGGATTACGATTAGTTAAAAAATAA
- a CDS encoding DinB family protein, whose amino-acid sequence MTKTLIDKFLKIRTYSEELCKPLVTEDYSLQPVEFVSPPKWHLGHTTWFWEEFILTQYVKNYKVYNHNFSYLFNSYYNNIGKEL is encoded by the coding sequence ATGACTAAAACCCTAATAGATAAATTTTTAAAAATTCGTACTTATTCAGAAGAACTGTGTAAGCCTCTTGTTACTGAAGACTATTCTCTACAACCTGTTGAATTTGTATCTCCTCCCAAATGGCATTTAGGACATACCACTTGGTTTTGGGAAGAATTCATACTGACTCAATATGTAAAAAATTATAAAGTGTACAATCATAATTTTTCCTATTTATTTAATAGCTATTATAATAATATAGGAAAAGAATTATAA
- a CDS encoding uracil-DNA glycosylase family protein: MLEKLKQDIDTCLICNAFLPYSPKPIYQINSNAKILIIAQAPGQITHEKGIPFDDLSGDTLRYWLGVNKEQFYNPNLFAIVPMGFCFPGKGKTGDLPPRKECAPQWHHKIFEHLKNIQLTILIGNYSQEYYLKNAPYKNLTDRVFHYSLFLPEYFPLVHPSPLNFRWHTKTNGSKKK, encoded by the coding sequence ATGTTAGAAAAATTAAAACAAGATATAGATACCTGCCTTATCTGCAATGCTTTTTTGCCTTATTCGCCTAAGCCTATTTATCAAATTAATAGTAATGCTAAAATATTAATTATAGCACAAGCTCCTGGACAAATAACACATGAAAAAGGAATTCCTTTTGATGATTTGAGCGGAGACACATTAAGATATTGGTTAGGGGTTAATAAAGAACAATTCTATAACCCTAATTTATTTGCAATAGTACCTATGGGATTTTGTTTTCCGGGAAAAGGTAAAACAGGTGATTTACCTCCTAGAAAAGAATGTGCTCCACAATGGCATCATAAAATATTTGAACACTTAAAAAATATTCAACTAACTATATTAATAGGAAACTATTCTCAGGAATATTATCTTAAAAACGCCCCTTATAAAAATTTAACAGATCGAGTATTTCACTATTCCCTCTTTTTACCAGAATATTTTCCCCTAGTTCATCCATCACCATTAAACTTTAGATGGCATACAAAAACAAATGGTTCAAAGAAGAAATAG
- a CDS encoding antibiotic biosynthesis monooxygenase family protein: MIVAAFKFKVNPKFQEEFNKLYQHATTYVSQIDGYEGHEVFNGQNEYNMLVVYFRDKESFESWDKHPEHKKYKERGKKTFF; the protein is encoded by the coding sequence ATGATAGTAGCGGCATTTAAATTTAAAGTAAACCCTAAATTTCAAGAAGAATTTAACAAACTATATCAACATGCTACCACCTATGTTAGCCAAATTGATGGTTACGAAGGACATGAAGTCTTTAATGGACAAAATGAATATAATATGTTAGTAGTATATTTCAGAGATAAAGAATCTTTTGAAAGTTGGGACAAACATCCTGAACATAAAAAATATAAAGAAAGAGGTAAAAAGACCTTTTTTTAA
- a CDS encoding beta-propeller fold lactonase family protein: MVGYVYTSTNGENDNQIIQLARFSDGTLEKEKVYPTGGKGGSNSSAPVNGDYDSQGAIQIIDNYLLTINTGDNTVSVFNLDRKTGNLKKNDIVTSHGQKPVSITYTKSKTESDTYWVVVANQWGIPTALYDGDKYIELPNKDFFKQNLKSKDFSDKDRNISLYKFNTKTGKLTFNKLLDSYKRYWGGPVQVIFSHSGNQLALTTWGIPHFLTEDPNPKFVKPSQVIVYDFNNGQTSNKRIFEEEGLIGAVGFNWSKKDNLLYVTYFNPIKTKDNQGLVVLEITPSKINKVNGYETGASSDIDEACWSAVSPDYKYFYAVSFGTNVITPYKLDENGNIIKILPYTTVKNKDHYPDLKDMYISHNNKYAYCLGSFQTFTIKYFSIHNKGLQHTGEYKVKYTKSYQGKTGKFNFQGFVGYDI; encoded by the coding sequence ATAGTAGGATATGTCTATACTTCAACAAACGGAGAAAATGATAATCAAATTATACAATTAGCACGGTTTTCTGATGGAACATTAGAAAAAGAAAAAGTATATCCAACAGGTGGTAAAGGAGGTTCTAATAGTTCTGCGCCTGTTAATGGTGATTATGACAGTCAAGGAGCAATCCAGATAATTGATAATTATCTATTAACTATTAATACTGGTGATAATACTGTATCTGTTTTTAACCTAGATAGAAAAACTGGGAATCTTAAAAAAAATGATATTGTAACATCTCATGGTCAAAAACCTGTTAGTATAACATATACTAAAAGTAAGACAGAATCAGATACGTATTGGGTAGTGGTCGCAAATCAATGGGGAATTCCTACAGCTCTTTATGATGGAGATAAATATATTGAACTTCCTAATAAAGACTTTTTTAAGCAAAACTTAAAATCAAAAGACTTTTCTGATAAAGATAGAAATATATCACTCTATAAATTTAATACCAAAACAGGAAAACTGACTTTTAATAAATTATTAGATAGCTATAAACGCTATTGGGGTGGTCCTGTACAAGTCATTTTTAGTCATAGTGGTAATCAGTTAGCACTAACAACTTGGGGAATCCCCCATTTTTTAACTGAAGATCCTAATCCTAAATTTGTTAAACCGAGTCAAGTAATTGTTTATGATTTTAACAATGGACAAACATCAAACAAAAGAATTTTTGAAGAAGAAGGTCTTATTGGTGCAGTAGGTTTTAATTGGAGCAAAAAAGATAATCTATTGTATGTAACTTATTTTAATCCTATAAAGACAAAAGACAATCAAGGATTAGTAGTTTTAGAAATAACCCCTTCTAAAATTAATAAAGTTAATGGATACGAAACAGGTGCCTCTTCTGATATAGATGAAGCTTGTTGGTCAGCAGTTTCTCCCGATTATAAATATTTTTATGCTGTAAGTTTTGGAACAAATGTAATTACTCCCTATAAACTAGATGAAAATGGAAATATAATCAAAATTCTTCCTTATACTACTGTAAAAAATAAAGACCATTATCCTGACTTAAAAGATATGTATATAAGTCATAATAATAAATATGCCTATTGCTTAGGCTCATTTCAAACTTTTACAATAAAATATTTCTCCATTCATAATAAAGGACTACAACATACTGGTGAATACAAAGTAAAATATACAAAATCTTACCAAGGAAAAACAGGAAAATTTAACTTCCAAGGTTTTGTAGGTTATGACATATAA
- the msrA gene encoding peptide-methionine (S)-S-oxide reductase MsrA — translation MAYHKDRSFGFYQIEATCNTCDAHLGHVYRDDSVSGSLRYCINIIALKRINHNLKKATFGGGCFWCTEAVFEQLKGVEKVENGYSGGKISNPTYREVSSGITGHAEVIQFTYNPNIISYADLIKIHLTTHDPTITNTQATGTDSQYRSVIFYRSKEEKETAMKVIKEIQEKLEDPINTELVMFKHFFLAEEYHQNYYNNNKDKNVYCSAIINPKLRNFKKLYQDKLK, via the coding sequence ATTGCTTATCATAAAGATAGATCCTTCGGATTCTATCAAATAGAGGCTACTTGTAATACTTGTGATGCTCATCTAGGACATGTATATCGAGATGATTCTGTGTCTGGTAGTTTACGTTATTGTATAAATATAATAGCATTAAAAAGAATTAATCATAATCTAAAAAAAGCAACTTTTGGTGGCGGATGTTTTTGGTGTACTGAAGCTGTCTTTGAACAACTAAAAGGAGTTGAAAAAGTAGAAAACGGCTATAGTGGAGGAAAAATCTCTAATCCAACATACCGTGAAGTTTCTTCTGGTATTACAGGTCATGCAGAAGTAATTCAATTTACTTATAATCCTAATATTATCTCATATGCTGATTTAATAAAAATACACTTAACTACACATGATCCCACAATAACAAATACACAAGCTACTGGTACAGATAGTCAATATAGAAGTGTAATTTTTTATAGAAGCAAAGAAGAAAAAGAAACTGCTATGAAGGTTATAAAAGAAATACAAGAAAAATTAGAAGATCCTATCAATACTGAATTAGTAATGTTTAAACATTTTTTTTTAGCAGAAGAATATCATCAAAATTATTACAATAACAATAAAGATAAAAATGTTTATTGTTCTGCTATCATAAATCCTAAATTAAGAAATTTTAAAAAATTATACCAAGACAAACTAAAATGA
- a CDS encoding TlpA family protein disulfide reductase, whose translation MILNEKIKDWTLLSINDTIKINTVDFYKGKPLVILFFNLGCPGCKGRAIPFANWLNIEYKHKINVVGIHTNFEGVDFSNQQLIDCKSEFYINFEYFRDANYNSTFIDYQAGGTPHWIITDENLNVIYSIFGSDPNNALLRIDLKIQELLHNNK comes from the coding sequence ATGATACTAAATGAAAAAATAAAAGATTGGACTTTATTATCAATTAATGATACTATAAAAATCAATACCGTCGATTTCTACAAAGGAAAGCCTCTTGTTATACTTTTTTTTAATCTAGGATGTCCAGGATGTAAAGGAAGAGCTATTCCTTTTGCAAATTGGTTAAATATTGAATATAAACACAAAATTAATGTTGTAGGTATTCATACAAATTTTGAAGGGGTAGATTTTTCAAATCAACAACTTATTGATTGTAAATCTGAATTTTATATAAATTTTGAATATTTCCGTGATGCTAATTATAATAGCACCTTTATAGATTATCAAGCAGGGGGAACACCTCACTGGATAATTACGGATGAAAACCTAAATGTTATTTATTCCATTTTTGGTTCAGATCCTAACAATGCTCTTTTAAGAATAGACTTAAAAATTCAAGAGCTTTTACATAATAATAAATAG
- a CDS encoding helix-turn-helix domain-containing protein, with protein sequence MYNNGMNFPITDLLSFSEIKANDSEYFNIKFSNEFIIIWTESEIKLKIDNKEIQLPKDSILFVNDISTIEINKKPNIKYLTFKKDFLFKYKTSINTEYFTKLFYNTNANTIIHLSPNSKKDDHFRQTWQIIGYLSKNESKCCPSIVLNLLEYILIFGVYKVKMIMPNNLQLEYEVLILRKYHILVEENYKDIATVKNYAELLNVSPKTLYNIFKKYNLGTPFKKIKNRRVLQIKILLENTEKSIKEIAEELNFSDIHSLSSFFKSETGLAPSLFRKNILKKGNKF encoded by the coding sequence ATGTACAATAATGGAATGAATTTTCCGATAACAGACCTATTGTCATTCTCAGAAATAAAAGCAAATGATTCTGAATATTTCAACATTAAGTTTTCTAATGAATTTATAATAATTTGGACTGAATCTGAAATAAAATTAAAGATTGATAATAAAGAAATTCAATTACCAAAAGATTCTATTTTATTTGTTAATGATATAAGCACAATTGAAATAAATAAAAAGCCTAATATCAAATATTTAACATTTAAAAAAGACTTCTTATTTAAATATAAAACTTCAATTAATACAGAATATTTCACTAAACTTTTTTATAATACAAATGCCAATACAATAATACATCTTTCCCCTAATAGTAAAAAAGATGATCATTTTAGACAAACTTGGCAAATCATTGGATACCTATCTAAAAATGAATCAAAATGTTGTCCTTCTATTGTATTAAATCTACTTGAATACATTTTAATTTTTGGTGTATATAAAGTAAAAATGATAATGCCTAACAATTTACAATTAGAGTACGAGGTATTAATACTAAGAAAGTATCACATATTAGTAGAAGAAAATTATAAAGACATAGCTACTGTAAAGAATTATGCGGAGTTACTTAATGTATCACCTAAAACATTGTATAATATTTTTAAAAAATACAATTTAGGTACACCTTTTAAAAAAATTAAAAATAGAAGAGTTTTACAAATAAAGATACTTTTAGAAAATACTGAAAAATCAATCAAAGAAATTGCGGAAGAGCTAAACTTTAGTGACATACATTCACTTAGTAGTTTTTTTAAATCAGAAACGGGACTTGCTCCTTCATTATTTAGAAAAAACATATTAAAAAAAGGAAATAAATTCTAA